In the Clostridium sporogenes genome, one interval contains:
- a CDS encoding alpha/beta hydrolase encodes MKIVFLILLILLLGIVFVVSWRLTNVVIYPIVRKAEFTYEKEIEQGGFVEEEFNKLEREEITIKSTFGYDLKGMYFPGKNSKKTVIICHGIKCNLYNSIKYMKIFMDKGFNGVIYDHRNHGSSGGENTTFGYYEKQDLKTVADWVFEKNGEDSIVGIHGESMGAGTILQNAAIDDRIAFYVADCPYSSMKGILQLRLKEDYKLPSFPFIAVASIISKLRVGLFFSEVSPIKDIQKVETPIFFIHGMEDTYIPKEMSVEMYKNKKIGIRDIYLAPNADHAESYIKNKKEYKEHVYKFLEKINF; translated from the coding sequence ATGAAGATAGTATTTTTGATTTTATTAATATTATTATTGGGTATAGTTTTTGTTGTATCTTGGAGATTAACAAATGTAGTTATTTATCCAATAGTAAGAAAGGCTGAATTTACTTATGAAAAAGAAATAGAACAAGGTGGATTTGTAGAAGAAGAATTTAATAAATTAGAAAGAGAAGAAATTACTATAAAATCGACCTTTGGATATGATTTAAAAGGAATGTATTTCCCAGGAAAAAATTCAAAGAAAACTGTAATAATATGTCACGGTATTAAATGTAATTTATATAATTCTATAAAATATATGAAAATATTTATGGATAAAGGGTTTAATGGGGTAATATATGATCATAGAAATCATGGAAGTAGTGGTGGAGAAAATACTACTTTTGGATATTATGAAAAACAGGATTTAAAAACTGTTGCAGATTGGGTATTTGAAAAAAATGGTGAAGATTCTATAGTTGGTATTCATGGAGAATCTATGGGAGCTGGAACTATACTTCAAAATGCAGCTATTGATGATAGAATAGCGTTTTATGTAGCAGATTGTCCTTATTCTAGTATGAAAGGTATATTACAATTAAGGTTAAAAGAGGATTATAAATTACCTAGCTTCCCATTTATAGCTGTAGCAAGTATAATAAGTAAGTTAAGAGTTGGATTATTTTTTTCAGAAGTTTCTCCCATAAAAGATATACAAAAAGTAGAAACACCTATATTTTTTATACATGGTATGGAAGACACATATATTCCAAAAGAAATGAGTGTAGAGATGTATAAAAATAAAAAAATAGGAATAAGGGATATATATTTAGCCCCTAATGCAGATCATGCAGAATCCTATATAAAAAATAAAAAAGAGTACAAAGAACATGTATATAAATTTTTAGAAAAAATAAATTTCTAA
- a CDS encoding helix-turn-helix transcriptional regulator, giving the protein MGKVKIFKTNIKVLRAEREITQEQLAKAIGVSRGAILEIERGTFNPSLKLSFKIANYFNKTVDYVFEILEEEI; this is encoded by the coding sequence TTGGGAAAAGTTAAGATTTTTAAAACTAATATAAAAGTTTTAAGAGCGGAAAGAGAAATAACTCAAGAACAATTGGCTAAAGCTATAGGGGTTTCGAGAGGTGCTATTCTTGAAATTGAAAGGGGAACTTTTAATCCATCTCTTAAATTATCATTTAAAATAGCCAATTATTTTAATAAAACTGTTGATTATGTATTTGAAATTCTAGAGGAGGAAATTTGA
- a CDS encoding carbon starvation protein A, whose amino-acid sequence MNSVVLLLTGIILFLIAYLTYGRWLAKHWGIDISKQTPAHTKFDNVDYCPADAKILLGHHFSSIAGAGPIAGPIQAAIFGWVPVMLWIVIGSIFIGGVHDFGSLFASIRHGGNSIGEIIRVNIGEKGKKLFNVFAWVTLVLVVAAFTDICASTFAYNPQTPELLTGARSGTASILFIFLAMGFGFFVYRRNAPVGLSTVVGVALLFFCIYIGYKFPVLKLNKFQWQIVLLIYITAASTMPVWLLLQPRDYLCSFLLYAILIGAFIGIIILHPTMKLAPTTSFTVKGQTLFPFLFVTVACGAVSGFHSLVSSGTSSKQLNSEKDTQLIGYGSMLIEGIVAIIALIAVGYVAKAKGTPAEIFANSCAAFMNSFGIPLAIGKVFVTLSFSAFALTSLDTATRIGRYIFQEFFQGDSEKQGEKKSIFTNMYVSTLITEFCALGLILYGYEKIWPIFGSANQLLAALALLSLTAWLTRRGKKTIMIIIPMIFMFAVTLTALFLIIKSYLFGATPNYILGIMAVILFVLAVVLALEAYNTLSKNKKVNKNLKA is encoded by the coding sequence ATGAACTCAGTTGTGTTACTTTTAACTGGTATTATTTTATTTTTGATTGCTTATTTAACTTACGGTAGGTGGCTTGCTAAACACTGGGGTATAGACATAAGTAAACAAACACCAGCCCACACCAAGTTTGACAATGTAGATTATTGTCCAGCAGATGCAAAAATTTTATTAGGGCATCATTTTTCATCTATAGCAGGAGCAGGACCTATAGCAGGACCTATACAAGCAGCTATATTTGGATGGGTTCCTGTAATGTTGTGGATTGTTATAGGAAGTATTTTTATAGGTGGAGTTCATGATTTTGGTTCTTTATTTGCATCTATAAGACATGGTGGAAATTCTATTGGTGAGATAATACGTGTTAATATAGGTGAAAAGGGGAAAAAATTATTTAATGTTTTTGCTTGGGTTACATTGGTTTTAGTTGTAGCAGCTTTTACAGATATATGTGCTTCTACTTTTGCATATAATCCACAAACACCAGAACTTTTAACAGGGGCTCGTTCTGGAACAGCATCAATTCTTTTTATATTTTTAGCTATGGGGTTTGGATTTTTTGTATACAGAAGAAATGCTCCAGTAGGTTTATCTACAGTAGTAGGAGTTGCTTTATTATTTTTCTGCATATATATAGGATATAAATTTCCAGTATTAAAATTAAATAAATTTCAATGGCAGATAGTACTTTTAATATATATTACTGCAGCATCTACTATGCCAGTTTGGTTACTTCTACAACCAAGAGATTATCTTTGTTCATTTTTGTTATATGCTATACTTATAGGAGCTTTTATAGGTATAATAATTCTTCATCCAACAATGAAATTAGCACCAACCACATCATTTACAGTTAAAGGCCAAACTTTATTTCCATTCTTATTTGTAACAGTAGCTTGTGGCGCAGTTTCAGGTTTCCATTCTTTAGTAAGTTCAGGAACATCATCAAAACAGTTAAATAGTGAAAAGGATACACAGCTTATAGGTTATGGTTCCATGCTAATTGAAGGAATAGTAGCTATCATAGCTTTAATTGCTGTAGGATATGTTGCCAAGGCTAAAGGTACACCAGCTGAGATTTTTGCTAACAGTTGTGCAGCATTTATGAATTCTTTTGGAATACCATTGGCGATAGGAAAAGTATTTGTAACATTATCTTTTTCTGCTTTTGCACTAACAAGTTTAGATACAGCAACAAGGATAGGAAGGTATATATTCCAAGAGTTTTTTCAAGGTGATAGTGAAAAACAAGGAGAAAAGAAATCTATATTTACTAATATGTATGTATCAACATTAATAACAGAATTTTGTGCATTAGGACTAATATTATATGGATATGAAAAAATATGGCCTATATTTGGGTCAGCAAATCAGTTGTTAGCTGCATTAGCTTTATTATCTCTAACAGCATGGCTTACAAGAAGAGGAAAGAAAACAATAATGATAATAATACCGATGATATTTATGTTTGCTGTAACATTAACGGCACTATTTTTAATAATAAAATCTTATTTATTCGGAGCCACACCAAATTATATATTAGGAATAATGGCAGTAATATTATTTGTATTAGCTGTAGTGCTTGCACTAGAGGCTTATAATACTTTAAGTAAAAATAAAAAGGTTAATAAAAATTTAAAAGCTTAG